From Apium graveolens cultivar Ventura chromosome 9, ASM990537v1, whole genome shotgun sequence, the proteins below share one genomic window:
- the LOC141685999 gene encoding uncharacterized protein LOC141685999, whose translation MKQKCGLTAVRELMVENNNGNGDDCVDINHFDPPHGKKDPRKCELAVDVIENKVAFGMVFSEDGMSTLVHGVPLEPGYARVQVDGTIKEDALVPVPIAGEIETVHQVVGSLVAWPKNLIIFSPPTDEKKKEVKPRKTKIVNAYQKLSVEMKSVKSTDNVPRRFMLLYRHAMVILKESGDSIQIPCGAEVFGVEKVIFLLHENVMALLEFKMIGQGIISTYMAYLYTEVRKRKLSDMYAFVDPTATFKLNEDFEAYIVERMNTGDSRIFSCLIMRKFFIYVYCMFTLYRAVRSYNAQKGLVNKNPKIKNLSGSPKQPGGYECGYVVMRYMKDIFEDKEIKFITKWAAKTRKCYTREELDEV comes from the exons ATGAAGCAAAAGTGTGGTCTTACTGCTGTACGTGAATTGATGGTTGAAAACAATAATGGTAATGGTGATGACTGTGTGGACATTAATCATTTTGACCCTCCGCATGGGAAAAAG GATCCGCGAAAGTGCGAGCTAGCAGTGGATGTAATTGAAAATAAGGTAGCTTTTGGTATGGTATTCTCCGAGGATGGAATGTCTACGTTAGTACATGGAGTGCCTCTTGAGCCCGGATATGCTCGTGTCCAGGTAGACGGAACCATCAAGGAAGACGCCTTAGTTCCGGTACCAATAGCTGGTGAAATAGAGACAGTCCACCAAGTGGTTGGCTCCCTTGTAGCATGGCCTAAAAATTTGATCATCTTCAGTCCCCCCACTGATGAG AAAAAGAAGGAAGTGAAGCCAAGGAAAACAAAGATTGTCAATGCGTATCAGAAACTATCGGTTGAGATGAAGAGTGTGAAATCTACTGACAATGTTCCTCGAAGGTTTATGTTGTTGTACAGACATGCCATGGTCATATTGAAAGAAAGTGGAGACTCGATACAAATACCGTGTGGTGCTGAGGTGTTTGGagtcgaaaaagtcatttttttATTGCACGAGAATGTTATGGCCTTGTTGGAGTTTAAAATGATTGGTCAGGGCATAATATCCACATATATGGC gTATTTGTATACCGAGGTTCGTAAGAGAAAACTATCCGACATGTATGCATTTGTTGATCCAACGGCCACTTTTAAGCTCAATGAGGATTTTGAAGCTTATATTGTCGAACGGATGAATACAGGAGATTCTCGCATATTCTCATGCCTCATAATGAGAA AATTTTTTATTTATGTATACTGCATGTTTACTCTGTACAGAGCGGTGAGATCTTATAATGCTCAGAAAGGATTGGTAAACAAAAACCCCAAGATTAAGAACCTTAGC GGATCCCCGAAACAACCGGGTGGATACGAGTGTGGGTACGTTGTCATGCGTTACATGAAAGACATATTCGAAGATAAAGAAATAAAATTCATTACCAAG TGGGCAGCTAAGACTCGAAAGTGCTATACAAGGGAGGAACTTGATGAAGTGTGA
- the LOC141686000 gene encoding uncharacterized protein LOC141686000, whose protein sequence is MFKLNSTAELLTWHANQRSQDGQMHHPADSPSWRNVDYKWPEFGIEPRNLRLAMAADVSGPQEPGNNIDVFLQPLIDDLKKIWKEGEPDVYDAHTKSSFTLRAILMWIIKYFPAYWNLSGCVNKGYMCCPVCGDSTVAKYLPYTNKMCFQGHRRYLPRNHPNRRKKTAFNGEQELGKARQILSGEEVLRQQEQIKFAFGNVVKKSKKIDCLWKKKSVFFELEYWKFHHVRHCLDIMHVEKNVCDNLIETLLNMKFKTKDSEASRLDMVEMGIRTNLAPQKVGARRTYLPPAVYTLSKEEKRKLLKSLSSMKLPYGHSSNIKNCVSIPDMKLFGLKSHDCHILLQQLLPVAIRGILPKNVWVSIIRLCFFFNSLCTKVVEVSKLDKLQSDIILTLYELEKIFPPSFFDVMIHLTVHLVRELRLCGPVFYRWMYPFERFNKVLKSYVRNRLYPEGCIAESYLGEESVEFCSEFVRQSCTTTGFPKDKAKLDGTLSPAIIKSVEEKERDEAHLHVLQNNSEVYPYITMHKELLEETYRGKKTVQWLIGEDNRLFSSWFEKKVSEMIRNGEDVPETIRWLAGKPSFSVLTYEGFLIDGVRYFTKDRYKARVVQNSGVSLVAKTVQVSSAKDVNPVESDMTFYGVIEEIWELDYRAFKAPLFLCKWADSDRGVKLDDLGFTLVDLSQQGHKNDKYVSVDQVKQVFYVDDPVDITWSVVLTSTNRDYYEAYNDDGLGDTTLENPPLCSQIPK, encoded by the exons ATGTTTAAGTTGAATTCTACCGCTGAGCTTCTGACTTGGCATGCTAACCAAAGAAGTCAAGATGGGCAGATGCATCATCCAGCCGACTCTCCTTCATGGCGGAATGTCGATTATAAATGGCCAGAATTCGGTATTGAGCCGAGAAATCTTCGATTAGCCATGGCGGCGGATG TGTCTGGTCCGCAAGAGCCAGGTAATAACATTGACGTCTTTTTGCAACCACTTATTGATGATCTCAAAAAGATCTGGAAAGAAGGTGAACCGGATGTGTACGACGCTCATACTAAATCTTCTTTCACTTTGAGGGCAATATTAATGTGGATAATAAAATATTTTCCCGCTTATTGGAACTTGTCCGGTTGTGTCAACAAGGGTTATATGTGTTGTCCAGTTTGTGGCGACAGTACCGTAGCCAAGTATTTACCTTATACCAATAAAATGTGTTTTCAAGGCCATCGTCGATATTTACCTAGGAATCATCCTAATAGGAGGAAAAAGACGGCTTTTAATGGTGAGCAAGAGTTAGGAAAAGCTCGTCAAATCCTTTCTGGAGAAGAGGTGTTAAGGCAGCAAGAGCAGATTAAATTTGCTTTCGGGAATGTAGTAAAGAAGTCCAAAAAGATCGACTGTCTATGGAAGAAAAAGTCAGTTTTCTTTGAGTTAGAATATTGGAAGTTTCATCATGTTCGTCACTGTCTCGATATTATGCACGTCGAGAAGAATGTGTGCGATAATCTTATTGAGACACTCCTAAATATGAAATTTAAAACTAAAGACAGCGAGGCCTCCCGACTTGATATGGTTGAAATGGGCATTAGGACAAATTTGGCTCCACAAAAAGTAGGAGCACGGAGAACGTACCTGCCCCCTGCTGTTTATACtctttcaaaggaagaaaaaagaaaacTGTTAAAGTCATTGTCATCAATGAAACTTCCCTATGGACATTCATCAAATATAAAAAATTGTGTCTCGATACCTGATATGAAGTTATTTGGGCTGAAGTCTCATGACTGTCACATACTACTTCAACAGCTGCTTCCAGTTGCAATTCGTGGAATTCTCCCAAAAAATGTTTGGGTTAGCATCATTAGGCTGTGTTTCTTTTTCAATTCTTTGTGCACTAAAGTTGTCGAGGTATCAAAATTGGATAAATTACAGTCAGATATAATATTAACCTTGTACGAGCTGGAGAAAATATTCCCTCCCTCTTTTTTCGATGTAATGATACATCTTACGGTTCACTTGGTTAGAGAATTGCGTTTGTGTGGTCCGGTTTTTTACAGATGGATGTATCCATTTGAACGGTTCAATAAGGTGCTGAAAAGTTATGTGCGAAACCGTTTATATCCGGAAGGTTGTATAGCTGAAAGCTATCTCGGAGAAGAATCTGTAGAATTTTGCAGCGAGTTTGTTCGGCAGAGTTGCACAACTACAGGTTTTCCGAAGGACAAAGCCAAACTTGATGGTACATTATCTCCTGCAATAATAAAGTCAGTCGAAGAAAAAGAGCGAGATGAGGCACACCTACATGTTCTTCAAAACAACTCGGAAGTGTATCCATACATCAC GATGCACAAGGAATTATTAGAAGAAACCTATCGAGGGAAAAAAACCGTGCAATGGCTAATCGGAGAGGACAATCGGTTATTTTCTAGTTGGTTTGAAAAAAAGGTCAGTGAAATGATAAGGAATGGAGAAGATGTTCCTGAAACGATAAGATGGCTTGCAGGCAAACCGTCTTTTTCCGTATTGACTTATGAAGGCTTTCTCATTGATGGGGTTCGATATTTCACAAAAGACCGATATAAGGCGCGGGTGGTCCAAAACAGCGGCGTGTCTTTAGTTGCTAAGACTGTCCAAGTGAGTAGTGCCAAGGATGTAAATCCCGTGGAGAGCGATATGACATTTTATGGcgttattgaagaaatttgggagTTGGATTACCGTGCATTTAAGGCTCCGCTGTTCTTGTGCAAATGGGCAGATAGCGATAGAGGTGTCAAGCTCGACGATCTTGGCTTCACACTTGTGGACCTTAGTCAACAAGGTCACAAAAATGATAAGTACGTATCGGTTGACCAGGTCAAGCAAGTTTTCTATGTCGACGATCCAGTCGATATTACCTGGTCAGTTGTATTAACTTCCACGAATCGAGATTACTATGAGGCGTATAATGACGACGGTTTAGGGGACACAACACTGGAAAATCCTCCATTATGCTCTCAAATCCCTAAGTAG